The following coding sequences are from one Pigmentibacter sp. JX0631 window:
- a CDS encoding pyridoxamine 5'-phosphate oxidase family protein, whose translation MSDTKTKTITTLNRYPDRGSYDKEIIYNILDSCYLCNIGFVDENANVFVMPTMYVRIENKIYIHGSIGSRMMKALSNEKKTCITVSIVDGLVLAKSAFSHSLNYRSVVIFSNGQKVTKSDEKYKIFAALTNKILPKRWENVRQPTEHETKITEVIAFNLDEASAKTRTGFPVDKEMDQEFDTWSGIIPCEISYSDALADSRNKTPLPMYIKDFFTKKY comes from the coding sequence ATGTCAGATACTAAAACAAAAACAATTACGACGCTAAATCGCTATCCAGACAGAGGTTCATATGACAAGGAAATTATTTATAATATTTTAGATTCCTGTTACTTATGTAATATTGGTTTTGTAGATGAAAATGCAAACGTCTTTGTTATGCCTACTATGTATGTAAGAATCGAAAATAAAATTTATATCCATGGTTCCATTGGTAGCAGAATGATGAAAGCATTAAGCAATGAAAAAAAAACTTGTATAACTGTAAGTATAGTTGACGGCTTGGTTTTAGCAAAGTCCGCATTTTCCCATTCATTAAACTACCGTTCCGTTGTTATATTTTCAAATGGACAAAAGGTAACTAAAAGCGATGAAAAATACAAAATATTTGCAGCTTTAACAAATAAAATACTACCAAAACGATGGGAAAATGTAAGACAACCAACCGAGCATGAAACAAAAATAACAGAAGTTATTGCGTTTAATCTTGACGAAGCGTCTGCAAAAACAAGAACTGGATTTCCTGTTGATAAAGAAATGGATCAAGAATTCGATACTTGGTCTGGAATCATTCCATGCGAGATATCTTATTCGGATGCCTTAGCTGACAGTAGAAATAAAACCCCATTACCTATGTACATCAAAGATTTTTTCACTAAAAAATATTAA
- a CDS encoding transporter substrate-binding domain-containing protein has product MEKKLFLFFVTLFIYFPSTYSNELETINIDYIIRPPYFISANNDGELSDGEIYRIVTKIFKNTNIPFEFKKVPFIRTYQTIKENKIKVCSPSSFKTKEREEFAIFSKSIFQDKKTVIIYRFDNDIISKFNKTDDFLKQNDLKLLVKIGFSYGTFIDEKVLKFKKISLAETKSQEAENVTFTSSDNNLMLEDILTRKADYMFIGRNEAEYLLNVNSEFNKKLKIKDLIDVPNGEKRYMMCSKIVGNEIIEKINKEIDKLVK; this is encoded by the coding sequence ATGGAGAAAAAACTATTTTTATTTTTTGTTACATTATTTATTTATTTTCCGTCAACTTATTCTAATGAGTTAGAAACAATAAATATTGATTATATAATAAGGCCTCCATATTTTATTTCCGCAAATAATGATGGAGAATTATCAGACGGAGAAATATATCGCATTGTAACAAAAATATTCAAAAATACGAATATTCCTTTTGAATTTAAAAAAGTTCCCTTTATCAGAACTTATCAAACTATTAAGGAAAATAAAATTAAAGTTTGTTCACCTTCTTCCTTCAAAACTAAAGAGAGAGAAGAATTTGCCATTTTTTCAAAATCTATTTTTCAAGATAAAAAGACCGTAATTATTTATAGATTTGATAATGATATTATCAGTAAATTTAATAAAACTGATGATTTTTTAAAACAAAATGATTTAAAGTTGCTAGTAAAAATTGGATTTAGTTACGGCACATTTATTGATGAAAAAGTTTTGAAATTTAAAAAAATATCTTTGGCAGAAACAAAATCACAAGAAGCAGAAAATGTTACTTTTACTTCTAGTGATAATAATTTAATGTTGGAAGATATTTTAACCAGGAAAGCTGATTACATGTTTATCGGAAGGAATGAGGCTGAATATCTATTAAATGTAAATTCTGAATTTAATAAAAAGCTGAAAATTAAAGATTTAATAGATGTACCCAATGGGGAAAAGCGTTACATGATGTGTTCTAAAATTGTCGGAAATGAAATCATAGAAAAAATAAACAAGGAAATAGATAAATTAGTGAAATAA
- a CDS encoding N-acetylmuramoyl-L-alanine amidase: MKKFNYLIPVFSLLAISCGKSNNDSDKNKSEYTVNNKYEFKDTPSKGFNDRISALVFHYTALDQDKSLETLIKGNVSAHWLIPESGNTVYKLVSEDKRSYHAGISSWKRRSDLNDTSVGIEIVNLGYTCINNPKSDQCPKNEKKWYKYTDDQISMILNLAKDIQNRYKIDPLCVVGHSDIAVGRKVDPGPYFPWQQLANAGVGAWVTEDEIQQQLKLIQNSISDDITTFTLQTRLYEFGYDIRNSNYTDKFIDNELTKKIFPEFSDTDSKIKNWKSIPFDNLVLLNKLNTYSSKNTTDAINIKDIFDINLTMSAIDAFAMHFLPEEFLSNEVADNKKLLATIQALLIKYPNRAKSGCGY, from the coding sequence ATGAAAAAATTTAATTATTTAATTCCTGTTTTTTCTCTTTTAGCTATAAGCTGCGGAAAATCGAATAATGATTCTGATAAAAATAAGAGTGAATATACAGTTAATAATAAATATGAATTTAAAGATACTCCATCAAAAGGCTTTAATGATAGAATTAGTGCATTAGTATTTCATTATACTGCACTTGATCAAGATAAATCTTTGGAAACTCTTATTAAAGGTAACGTTAGCGCGCATTGGTTAATTCCTGAATCAGGAAATACTGTGTATAAATTGGTGAGCGAAGACAAACGATCATACCATGCCGGGATCAGTTCTTGGAAACGAAGATCTGATCTCAATGATACTTCCGTTGGAATAGAAATAGTTAATTTGGGTTATACTTGTATTAATAACCCAAAGAGTGATCAATGCCCAAAGAATGAAAAAAAATGGTACAAATATACCGATGATCAAATATCTATGATTCTTAATTTAGCAAAGGATATTCAAAATCGATATAAAATTGATCCTTTATGCGTCGTTGGTCACTCAGATATAGCTGTAGGTAGAAAAGTTGATCCAGGTCCCTATTTCCCATGGCAACAATTAGCAAATGCTGGAGTTGGTGCTTGGGTTACTGAAGATGAAATTCAACAACAGCTTAAGTTAATTCAAAATAGTATTAGTGATGATATAACTACTTTTACTCTACAAACAAGATTATATGAATTTGGTTACGATATTCGGAATTCTAACTACACAGACAAATTTATAGATAATGAATTAACAAAAAAAATATTTCCTGAATTTTCAGATACTGACAGTAAAATAAAGAATTGGAAAAGTATACCTTTTGATAATCTAGTTTTATTAAATAAATTAAATACATATTCTTCAAAAAATACTACTGATGCAATTAATATAAAAGATATTTTTGATATTAATCTAACTATGAGTGCTATTGATGCTTTTGCAATGCACTTTTTACCAGAAGAATTTTTATCTAATGAGGTTGCTGATAATAAAAAACTTCTTGCGACTATACAAGCTTTACTAATTAAATATCCTAATAGAGCCAAATCGGGGTGTGGGTACTAA
- a CDS encoding inositol monophosphatase: MNSDNKIFATAKKCSQLASKMCLEFKHGVDSQTLKKDKTWVTEADKNIEAELRKIIFENHPDHSILGEEQGGSVNCEKDAYTWILDPIDGTFSFVHNIPFYSSLIAVLKEGKPIIGFAALPALNITMSAMKGSGVFINDEPYSRNKLVGNPLIELIATADPYRFYLENKGEFIQELYSDNYKTRTYPDALGYYLLLNGSIKAFIDPKVEIWDVAPFHVILPEAGFAIHNWEGNAILQKGNSIAYPIDTQNLPINCSNIVELAKRFA; the protein is encoded by the coding sequence ATGAACTCTGACAACAAAATTTTTGCAACCGCCAAGAAATGTTCTCAACTTGCATCAAAAATGTGTCTTGAGTTTAAGCATGGTGTTGACTCTCAAACTTTGAAAAAAGATAAAACTTGGGTAACCGAAGCAGATAAAAACATTGAAGCTGAATTGCGAAAAATAATTTTTGAAAATCATCCTGACCATTCTATTCTTGGTGAAGAGCAAGGCGGTTCTGTAAATTGTGAAAAAGACGCTTATACTTGGATACTCGATCCTATTGATGGAACTTTTAGTTTCGTCCATAATATTCCCTTTTACTCTTCCTTGATTGCGGTATTAAAAGAAGGAAAACCTATTATAGGATTTGCTGCTTTACCCGCATTAAATATTACGATGAGTGCGATGAAAGGTTCTGGGGTCTTTATCAATGATGAGCCCTATTCGCGTAATAAATTAGTAGGTAACCCATTGATAGAATTAATAGCTACAGCTGATCCTTATAGGTTTTACTTAGAAAATAAAGGTGAATTTATTCAAGAGTTATACAGTGATAATTATAAAACTAGAACATATCCAGATGCATTAGGTTATTATCTCTTATTGAATGGTTCTATTAAAGCTTTTATTGATCCTAAAGTTGAAATTTGGGATGTAGCGCCTTTTCATGTCATACTGCCAGAAGCTGGTTTTGCCATCCACAATTGGGAAGGGAATGCTATTTTACAAAAAGGAAACAGTATAGCTTATCCTATTGATACGCAAAATTTGCCTATTAATTGTTCAAATATAGTTGAACTCGCAAAAAGATTTGCTTAG
- a CDS encoding macro domain-containing protein yields MIFTTIENVFDIYPEAVIHPINCIGLSHDPLTKKMKRVWPDYYREYARACIRKQLKPYHTYHYSISALFGTKHILTMTVKNNWQEKIKISNLEPVFESLLQHCKKQNIKDLAIPLSEEISREWVIEMIQQQCNNFNYQNLKQIYFIRNS; encoded by the coding sequence ATGATATTTACAACAATTGAAAATGTATTTGATATCTATCCTGAAGCGGTTATTCACCCCATTAACTGTATTGGGTTAAGTCATGATCCTTTAACCAAAAAAATGAAACGTGTATGGCCTGACTATTACCGTGAATATGCTAGGGCTTGTATCAGAAAGCAATTAAAACCTTATCATACATATCATTATAGTATATCCGCATTATTTGGCACGAAACACATTTTAACAATGACAGTAAAAAATAATTGGCAAGAAAAAATAAAAATAAGTAATTTAGAACCTGTATTTGAATCCCTTCTCCAACATTGTAAAAAACAGAATATTAAAGATCTTGCAATTCCATTATCTGAAGAAATATCACGCGAATGGGTTATAGAAATGATTCAACAGCAATGTAATAATTTCAATTATCAAAATTTAAAGCAAATTTATTTTATTAGAAATTCTTAA
- a CDS encoding DNA topoisomerase 3, which produces MDKASKWLVITEKPSVAGDLAKALGGFEKKSDHYESQQYYITWAVGHLLELLEPEELDPKYKRWLLQDLPILPNEFQYKPKKGQTERLQHIKSLAKKNDVMGLINACDAGREGELIFREIYDFCEQNKPSKRLWLQSMTPEAIRNGFKVMKRGSEYDNLGDAARCRAESDWLIGMNATRAVTKRLKSRNTKGVWSVGRVQTPTLALIAKRELDHLKHRPQPYFTLEGRFSTVTHEYSGAWFDPNFKKPNLDEDDLIHYVEKEDRIFSQDKLDDILKDFEKHRKQATASEVRKESKEIAPQLFDLTLLQREANRKLGMSASRTLQAAQRLYEKHKLLTYPRTDSRYLPEDYVENVTNVIKEFSAVPTEFTKACKTIMKTGLLNKDRIFNNKFVSDHFAIIPTGQLPTEKLDGDDARIYNLVLKRFLAAFMTHAIWAKVERITKVGEQHFRTRVQDLQEPGWREVYGLDTEEESKLPKLNEKNPEAVTPVQTEEISPLQNATKPPARLTEAKLLSLMEHCGKSIADEEIAEVLKDKGIGTPATRAEVIENLIVKEYVNRTGKSLRATSKGIRLVDVLSRIPIDMLSKVELTGEIEYDLRKMEKGLKKRSEFMQEMFDFTSSVVEKTRTFEYDAIYKNDPTLGRCPVCKNGKVFEGFWGYKCNLAVNTKEKEENECNFIIWKEKNHRYIDRSLVEEVLTSKIAGPFEFSNSTGTSFHEEYLTISPVKGIIFCEQDGTPKESLTGYDIVVLHEEYLPETFLKKPGTIKVTETAYMCEFGAVDQTLKPESTDNAQESDNPPKKTRKKAAPKKPAKPKKVKKLISRMPRILCGKEMTLDDYKSFLITGSTPPIVDFKSKKGRPFAAALHLKENGNFEFKFVSRKALLGEDTSTAPKKAPKKASNKAKVVKKTKKSAEEATE; this is translated from the coding sequence ATGGATAAAGCTTCCAAATGGCTCGTTATTACTGAAAAACCATCAGTAGCTGGAGATCTCGCTAAAGCATTAGGTGGATTTGAGAAAAAAAGCGACCATTATGAATCGCAACAATACTATATCACCTGGGCAGTCGGGCATTTACTAGAATTGCTCGAACCAGAAGAACTAGATCCAAAGTACAAACGTTGGTTGTTACAAGATTTACCTATCTTACCAAATGAATTTCAGTACAAACCCAAAAAAGGCCAAACAGAACGTCTGCAACATATAAAAAGTTTAGCGAAAAAAAATGATGTTATGGGTCTTATAAATGCATGTGATGCCGGCAGAGAAGGTGAACTTATATTCCGTGAAATTTATGATTTTTGTGAGCAAAATAAGCCTTCAAAAAGATTATGGCTTCAAAGTATGACTCCCGAAGCTATTCGAAACGGCTTTAAAGTTATGAAACGTGGCAGCGAATACGATAACCTTGGTGACGCTGCCCGTTGTAGAGCTGAAAGTGATTGGCTTATAGGAATGAATGCGACTAGAGCCGTAACGAAACGATTAAAATCTAGAAATACAAAAGGTGTTTGGTCCGTTGGTAGAGTACAAACTCCAACTTTAGCTCTAATTGCGAAAAGAGAATTAGATCATCTGAAACATCGTCCACAACCTTATTTTACATTGGAAGGACGTTTTTCTACTGTCACACATGAATATTCTGGTGCTTGGTTTGACCCAAACTTTAAAAAGCCAAACTTGGATGAAGACGATCTTATTCATTACGTTGAAAAAGAAGACAGAATATTTTCGCAAGATAAATTAGATGATATCTTAAAAGATTTTGAAAAACATAGAAAACAAGCTACTGCTTCTGAAGTGCGGAAAGAATCCAAAGAAATTGCTCCACAACTGTTTGATCTCACTTTATTGCAACGTGAAGCCAATCGAAAATTAGGCATGTCGGCATCAAGAACGTTACAAGCAGCGCAAAGATTGTATGAAAAACACAAATTGTTAACTTATCCTAGAACTGATTCGCGTTACCTTCCTGAAGATTATGTAGAAAACGTAACAAATGTGATCAAAGAGTTTTCTGCTGTCCCGACAGAATTTACAAAAGCCTGTAAAACAATTATGAAAACAGGATTATTAAATAAAGATAGAATATTTAATAATAAATTTGTTTCCGATCACTTTGCAATTATCCCAACAGGACAATTACCAACTGAAAAATTAGACGGTGATGACGCACGTATCTACAATTTAGTTTTAAAACGTTTTCTTGCAGCCTTTATGACCCATGCTATTTGGGCAAAAGTTGAAAGAATTACTAAAGTTGGAGAACAACATTTTCGGACTCGAGTTCAAGATTTACAAGAACCAGGTTGGAGAGAAGTTTATGGTTTGGATACTGAAGAAGAAAGTAAATTGCCTAAATTAAATGAAAAAAATCCAGAGGCCGTTACACCAGTTCAAACAGAAGAAATATCTCCACTTCAAAATGCAACTAAACCTCCAGCCCGCTTGACTGAAGCAAAGCTTCTTTCCTTGATGGAGCATTGTGGTAAATCTATTGCAGATGAAGAAATTGCTGAAGTATTAAAAGATAAAGGGATTGGAACACCTGCTACTCGCGCAGAAGTTATCGAGAATTTAATTGTTAAAGAATACGTAAATAGAACAGGAAAATCATTAAGAGCAACTTCCAAAGGAATTCGACTTGTTGATGTTCTTAGCCGTATTCCAATAGATATGCTCTCAAAGGTAGAGTTAACCGGTGAAATTGAATATGATCTTCGCAAAATGGAAAAAGGTTTGAAAAAAAGATCTGAATTTATGCAAGAAATGTTTGATTTTACCTCATCAGTTGTAGAAAAAACAAGAACATTTGAATACGACGCTATTTATAAAAATGATCCAACCCTAGGTAGATGTCCGGTTTGCAAAAATGGTAAAGTTTTTGAAGGCTTTTGGGGTTACAAATGTAACTTAGCTGTCAATACAAAAGAAAAAGAAGAGAATGAATGTAACTTTATTATTTGGAAAGAAAAAAACCATCGTTATATAGATAGAAGTTTGGTTGAAGAAGTTTTAACAAGTAAAATTGCCGGACCATTTGAGTTTAGCAACTCAACAGGCACCTCTTTTCATGAAGAATATTTAACAATTTCCCCAGTAAAAGGGATTATTTTTTGTGAACAAGATGGGACCCCGAAAGAGTCCTTAACTGGTTATGATATAGTTGTCTTGCATGAAGAATATCTACCAGAAACTTTCTTAAAAAAACCGGGCACAATAAAAGTAACAGAAACGGCATACATGTGTGAATTTGGCGCAGTTGATCAAACGTTAAAGCCAGAATCTACAGATAATGCTCAGGAATCTGATAATCCACCAAAGAAAACTCGAAAAAAGGCTGCTCCTAAAAAACCAGCAAAACCTAAAAAAGTTAAAAAGCTGATTTCAAGAATGCCGCGAATTTTATGTGGAAAAGAAATGACTTTGGATGATTATAAGTCATTTCTAATCACAGGCTCAACTCCTCCTATTGTAGACTTTAAGTCGAAAAAAGGTCGTCCATTTGCTGCCGCATTGCACTTAAAAGAGAATGGAAATTTTGAATTTAAGTTTGTTTCTAGAAAAGCTTTACTGGGAGAAGATACTTCTACGGCTCCGAAGAAGGCTCCTAAAAAGGCTAGTAATAAAGCAAAAGTAGTTAAAAAGACTAAGAAAAGTGCTGAAGAAGCAACTGAATAA
- a CDS encoding PLP-dependent aminotransferase family protein, translated as MKEFSLQLANTNRCCYLNFAESIKNAIRIGVLKAGEKLPASRTFSKMLGIHKNTILAGFEELQVEGWIHSKQRKGYWVSETLPNCFFKSKKLKDEIKFSQNNYSELNWDLNKVPSVNLNLVTKNKIRYHFKGAGPDIREFPLDDFRSYLNESIKRAGTKLFSYDSPRGYDPFLDQVSIYLRRVRGFIPQELVVTHGAQEALFIIAQILIKTGDYVAVEELGYQSAFAVFKNFGANLIPIQLDENGIIPEHLEEQVKKQKIKLLYLTPLHQYPTTVTLTIERRLKIYEIAVKNNIKIIEDDYDHEFHYKTQPLPPMAANDPAGIILYVTTFSKIFSPSARIGILAIPSFLLAHVLKVKKIISYQNDLLLQDALWRWMRAGGFEKHLRRMRKIYQERRDVLNSSLLLLQKQLSSLSWRNPNGGMAIWVDLGFSSFEFSKKALRKGVLIGHESEYTSRESNNKNNSSNGNHIRLFFANLKSAEIKEGMQILGELF; from the coding sequence GTGAAAGAATTTTCTCTTCAACTAGCAAATACAAATCGTTGCTGTTATCTGAATTTTGCTGAAAGCATAAAAAATGCAATAAGAATTGGAGTTTTAAAAGCAGGTGAAAAATTACCTGCAAGTAGAACATTTTCAAAAATGCTTGGAATTCATAAAAATACAATCTTAGCTGGATTTGAAGAGTTACAAGTAGAAGGGTGGATACATTCGAAACAAAGAAAAGGGTATTGGGTTTCTGAAACATTACCTAATTGTTTCTTTAAATCTAAAAAATTAAAAGACGAGATTAAATTCTCACAAAATAATTATTCGGAATTAAATTGGGATTTAAATAAAGTCCCTTCTGTTAATTTAAATTTAGTTACAAAAAATAAAATTAGATATCATTTTAAAGGAGCAGGCCCTGATATTAGAGAGTTTCCTTTAGATGATTTTCGTTCTTATTTAAATGAAAGCATAAAAAGGGCTGGAACAAAATTATTTAGTTATGATTCGCCAAGAGGGTATGATCCTTTTCTCGATCAAGTTAGTATTTATTTACGTAGAGTAAGAGGTTTTATTCCACAAGAATTAGTAGTTACTCATGGAGCGCAAGAGGCTCTTTTTATTATAGCGCAAATATTAATAAAGACTGGTGATTATGTAGCTGTAGAAGAATTAGGGTATCAATCTGCCTTTGCGGTATTTAAAAATTTTGGCGCAAATTTAATTCCTATTCAATTAGATGAAAATGGTATTATTCCTGAGCATTTGGAAGAGCAAGTAAAAAAACAAAAAATAAAATTACTCTACCTAACTCCTTTACATCAGTATCCAACAACTGTTACTTTAACAATTGAAAGAAGATTGAAGATTTATGAAATTGCTGTAAAAAATAATATTAAAATTATTGAAGATGACTATGATCATGAGTTTCATTATAAAACACAGCCATTACCTCCAATGGCTGCTAACGATCCAGCGGGCATTATTCTATATGTCACTACCTTTTCTAAAATTTTTTCACCTTCTGCGAGAATAGGAATTTTAGCCATTCCATCATTTCTTCTTGCGCATGTTTTAAAAGTAAAAAAAATCATTAGCTATCAAAACGATCTTTTGCTGCAAGATGCATTGTGGCGATGGATGCGTGCTGGGGGATTTGAAAAGCATTTACGGCGTATGCGCAAAATTTATCAGGAACGAAGAGATGTTCTAAACTCTAGTTTGTTACTTTTGCAAAAGCAGCTGTCTTCTTTATCTTGGAGAAACCCAAATGGAGGAATGGCTATTTGGGTGGACTTAGGATTTTCTAGTTTTGAATTCTCAAAAAAGGCTTTACGCAAAGGGGTTTTAATAGGGCACGAAAGTGAGTACACAAGTCGGGAGAGTAATAATAAAAATAATTCTAGTAATGGAAATCACATTCGGTTATTTTTTGCTAATTTAAAATCAGCCGAAATAAAAGAAGGAATGCAAATATTGGGTGAGCTTTTTTAA